ACGTACTGGTCATCAGCGCGGCCCGCGAGGTGGAAACCGTGCGCCGGGCGCTGCGTGGCGGCATCGTCCACTACCTGATCAAGCCGTTTTCGCAGGCGGACCTGCAGGAGCGGCTGGAGCACTATCGCAGCGCCTACCAGGGCCTGGACCTTGCCAAGGACGTCGCCGAGCAATCCGACGTCAACCGGGTCTTCGGGCTGGAGCGCACCGAGCGCGGGGAACGCACGGAAAACCGCCTCCCCAAAGGGTGCAGCCCGGAGACCCTCAGCCGGGTGGTGGACGTACTGGAGTCCGCCGAAGCGGATCTTTCGGCGGCCGAAGTCGCGGACCTGCTGGGCACATCCCGCGTCAGCGCCCGCCGTTACCTCGAATACCTCCACGATGAGGCGAGGGTCGAAGTGCGCCTGAAATACGGTGCTGGCCGTCCGGAGCGCCGCTACGCCCTCAAGTCAGCGTGACCCCGGCGGGAGGGACAGCGGCGGAATGGCCTCGTACAGCAGGGTCCTGATCCATCGCTGGCCCGTCTCGCGGTATTCGGCCCGGCTCGCGAAGCGGTACAGGTAGCTGTGGACGCGCACCCACCGGGGGCGGGCGCCGTCGAACGGGTCCTTGCGCAGCAGCCGCAGCACAGCACCGTCGGCTTCCAGCAGCTTGGCCAGGAAGGCGTAGAACCACTCCTCGTGCACGGTGCGCAGGGGCAGGAACCACATCAGCCAGTCCAGCCGGAGATGGTACGGGGCCCACTGGCGGGGCAGCCGGCGGACGTCACCGGGTTTCCCGCGGAATGCGTAC
Above is a window of Arthrobacter sp. FB24 DNA encoding:
- a CDS encoding response regulator; this translates as MINVLIVDDDFMVAKVHAGFIQRTPGFAVVGVAHTGAQAIAETARLQPDLVLLDIHLPDINGLDLMGRLRATAPELDVLVISAAREVETVRRALRGGIVHYLIKPFSQADLQERLEHYRSAYQGLDLAKDVAEQSDVNRVFGLERTERGERTENRLPKGCSPETLSRVVDVLESAEADLSAAEVADLLGTSRVSARRYLEYLHDEARVEVRLKYGAGRPERRYALKSA